Proteins from one Triticum aestivum cultivar Chinese Spring chromosome 7A, IWGSC CS RefSeq v2.1, whole genome shotgun sequence genomic window:
- the LOC123152173 gene encoding transcription factor RF2a: MSRSPAPDGGGGNRLPPVKPSVSLSPSPTGPPESDISHMPDSPARSLGHRRAHSEIIGLPDDLDLGVPGCAGDGPSLSDENEEEFFSMFLDAEKLNAQLREASETESSCASAGAGAGPRPRHHHSHSMDASSSFDAEQLLGAPSVEGMSTVEAKKAMSNAKLAELALVDPKKAKRIWANRQSAARSKERKMRYISELERKVQTLHAEATTLSTQLALLHRDTAGLSTENSELKMRLQNVEQQIHLQDALNDALKSELQRLKMATSHMGNTVGGMMNLIGPPPPHSFGGNQPMFHIQGQAAMQPLHQMQQIHPQHQQPLLHPLQLQAQQLLLQQQASAAPPPNPKMKRAISAPNQWIGGWSESSGN, encoded by the exons ATGAGCAGGTCTCCGGccccggatggcggcggcggcaatCGCTTGCCGCCAGTGAAACCGTCGGTGTCGCTGTCACCGTCGCCGACGGGCCCTCCGGAGAGCGACATCAGCCACATGCCGGACTCCCCCGCGCGCAGCCTCGGTCACCGCCGCGCGCACTCCGAGATCATCGGCCTCCCCGACGACCTCGACCTCGGTGTCCCGGGCTGCGCAGGGGACGGGCCGTCGCTGTCGGACGAGAACGAGGAGGAGTTCTTCTCCATGTTCCTCGACGCCGAGAAGCTCAACGCGCAGCTGCGCGAGGCGTCGGAGACGGAGTCGTCGTGCGCCTCGGCGGGCGCCGGCGCGGGGCCGAGGCCGCGCCATCACCACAGCCATTCCATGGACGCGTCGAGCTCTTTCGACGCAGAGCAGCTGCTTGGGGCGCCGTCGGTGGAGGGGATGTCGACGGTGGAGGCCAAGAAGGCAATGTCCAACGCAAAGCTCGCAGAACTGGCGCTTGTCGACCCAAAGAAGGCAAAAAG GATTTGGGCTAATAGACAATCGGCGGCCAGATCGAAAGAAAGGAAGATGCGGTATATTTCTGAACTTGAACGGAAGGTGCAAACCCTGCATGCAGAAGCAACAACATTGTCAACCCAGCTGGCACTTCTACAT AGAGACACTGCTGGGCTCTCTACCGAGAACAGCGAACTGAAGATGCGCCTGCAGAACGTGGAGCAACAAATCCACTTACAAGATG CTCTGAATGACGCACTGAAATCTGAGCTGCAAAGGCTGAAGATGGCGACGAGCCACATGGGCAACACCGTTGGGGGAATGATGAACTTGATCGGCCCACCCCCGCCGCACTCTTTCGGAGGGAACCAGCCAATGTTCCACATTCAGGGCCAGGCTGCAATGCAGCCATTGCACCAGATGCAGCAGATTCACCCTCAGCACCAGCAGCCGTTGCTGCATCCGCTGCAACTGCAAGCACAGCAGCTGCTGTTGCAGCAGCAGGCTTCTGCTGCACCACCACCCAACCCGAAGATGAAACGGGCCATCTCCGCTCCGAACCAGTGGATTGGTGGGTGGTCCGAGAGCAGTGGCAACTGA
- the LOC123152174 gene encoding peptidyl-prolyl cis-trans isomerase FKBP16-3, chloroplastic has protein sequence MAAAASSSASPLLLPSGPRGASSRAWLPSGGGGGGRAFIRGGNSRAPCCRRAAAGGGSAAQCGGADDDNGGVVTRRGVVGAVVLGVSSSALCLQAALDAFAGGLPPEEKPKLCDAACEAELENLPMVTTESGLQYKDIKVGQGPSPPVGFQVAANCIAMVPNGQIFDSSLEKGQPYIFRVGAGQVIKGLDEGILSMKVGGLRRLYIPGQLAFPKGLTSAPGRPRVAPSSPVVFDVNLLFVPGLDDDE, from the exons ATGGCTGCTGCTGCCTCTTCCTCGGCCTCGCCGCTTCTCCTCCCGTCAGGGCCGCGTGGCGCTAGCTCGAGGGCCTGGCttcccagcggcggcggcggcggcggcagggcgttCATCAGAGGTGGCAACAGCAGGGCGCCATGCTGCAGGAGGGCTGCCGCTGGCGGAGGAAGCGCGGCGCAATGCGGAGGAGCTGACGACGACAACGGTGGCGTGGTCACCCGGAGGGGCGTGGTCGGGGCGGTGGTTCTGGGGGTGTCGTCGTCCGCGTTATGCCTGCAGGCCGCGCTCGACGCCTTCGCCGGCGGGCTGCCGCCGGAGGAGAAGCCCAAGCTCTGCGACGCCGCCTGCGAGGCAGAGCTCGAAAAT CTGCCTATGGTGACTACGGAGTCCGGTTTGCAGTACAAGGACATCAAAGTCGGGCAAGGGCCGAGTCCGCCCGTTGGCTTCCAG GTTGCTGCAAACTGCATCGCCATGGTGCCAAACGGACAGATATTCGACAG CTCGCTGGAGAAAGGCCAGCCCTACATATTCCGTGTTGGCGCAGGACAG GTGATAAAGGGACTTGATGAAGGGATCTTGTCGATGAAAGTTGGAGGATTACGTCGGTTGTACATACCCGGTCAA TTAGCATTCCCTAAGGGCCTTACATCAGCTCCCGGGAGGCCAAGAGTGGCTCCGAGCAGCCCCGTCGTATTTGACGTCAACCTATTGTTCGTACCTGGTCTTGACGATGATGAGTGA